A genomic region of Bacteroidota bacterium contains the following coding sequences:
- a CDS encoding DUF4292 domain-containing protein translates to MKLFLLWVALLASLLLVGCSATQNIKREFNSAAEFQDYFENRISGIQTFIGSGSLTIETPEFSNSANFKLSIKKPDSLRIELAGPFGISVGTLMMSRQNFVFFNGIENRSVKGKTDSNLLRSIINMPITFDEILDIFTGSYFYSATDYANAEMNTNEDYYLIRNNHESTVKEIWIDRKKLNVTKLLNIGKDRTIDLEASAKSYENISGVEVPNWVRIIFPKQKRSLTIAYDNIKVNQPVKVSE, encoded by the coding sequence GTGAAGCTGTTTTTATTGTGGGTTGCTCTGCTGGCTTCTCTATTGTTAGTCGGTTGTAGTGCAACACAAAATATTAAACGCGAATTTAATAGTGCTGCTGAATTTCAAGATTATTTTGAGAACCGCATTAGTGGAATCCAAACTTTTATCGGCAGTGGCAGTCTAACAATTGAGACCCCTGAATTTTCGAATAGTGCCAATTTTAAATTGAGCATAAAAAAACCCGATTCATTAAGGATTGAACTGGCGGGACCATTCGGTATTTCTGTCGGAACGCTTATGATGTCACGCCAAAATTTTGTATTTTTTAACGGTATCGAGAATCGCTCGGTAAAAGGAAAGACTGATTCTAATTTGTTACGTTCAATTATAAATATGCCTATAACTTTTGATGAGATATTAGATATTTTTACAGGGTCATATTTCTATTCAGCAACTGATTATGCTAATGCCGAGATGAATACAAACGAAGATTATTATTTGATTCGGAATAATCACGAATCAACGGTAAAAGAAATTTGGATAGATAGAAAGAAATTAAATGTTACAAAGCTTCTGAATATCGGGAAAGATCGTACAATAGATTTAGAAGCGTCTGCTAAAAGTTATGAAAATATTTCCGGCGTTGAAGTTCCCAATTGGGTAAGGATAATTTTTCCGAAACAAAAACGAAGTTTAACTATAGCATACGATAATATTAAAGTGAATCAACCGGTTAAAGTGAGTGAATAA
- a CDS encoding sigma 54-interacting transcriptional regulator: MDKNKLIQILIGFVSTSFFIGIILLFPSLFSDLEENVLNSKFSVRGESKIDTSIVILYLDNDDITALGGWPLKRNYYALLINVLNELGSKVIGFGIALTETNQERPEYDDLIANVVQKNNNVVLSGYFKSISNEGPNLTSRLPEGVGYRLDPKNQLLSGEEINLPFEKLLTSTYSVGHENLTADSKVPLFILSGTGLMPAFSFEILRRFLDAEKHKVAIYNSKAIIKTPARSVEIPFNDDAAVNINYPGGVSSLQAIPVVEFLQAYNLSKRGGITDIDVNKIKNKIVLVGVIAQGRSSFLSTPYSKQFPALGVHAAIIHNALHNNFVAKLPKFFEYLFLLLVGTAASVLIFRKNELKSLLILGGIILLYTVLSYLCFLIFNLDVPISGFLFVALFLTFGLLVYKHRIVKRTMYHLESEKDAIAKKLRQREERLLRLENELQEAEQSHATDKTTVLLEKINKYKNELKTLKERVSDLHISVDERAVKVEPQNFEGIIYHPQGPMQPIIEFVKKIADNDAAVLILGESGTGKELIAKAIHKTSKRSNNPFIAVNCGALSETLLESELFGHEKGAFTGAVKEKPGRFELADGGTIFLDEVAETSEAFQVKLLRVLQEGEFERVGGTETQKVNVRVIAATNRDLLSDNSSKKFRQDLYYRLSVFVVTLPPLRQRKSDIPILAEYYVNLEYRGMKISPNILEVFMVYDWPGNIREMHSAIKRSVILAKSENKEIISLSDLPPEMENLRQQNIDIVDRIIESLRDKNFSRSSISDTAKELGGFNRGTVAEYFRGFCFQKFVDKDFNWDETITAISETDDFEIRKKVANKLNEYLTNALELVEQNKDVEENIIRSKPKFKNLQQKYHIYLEKIIERYTKGEFKIHQ; the protein is encoded by the coding sequence ATGGATAAGAACAAACTTATTCAAATACTAATTGGTTTTGTTTCTACATCATTTTTTATCGGGATTATTTTATTATTTCCCTCCCTATTCAGCGATTTAGAAGAAAATGTTTTGAATTCTAAATTCTCGGTACGGGGTGAATCAAAAATAGATACTTCTATAGTAATTCTTTATTTAGATAACGACGATATTACTGCATTAGGCGGTTGGCCCCTAAAAAGAAATTATTACGCGCTCCTTATAAACGTTCTGAACGAATTGGGATCAAAAGTAATCGGGTTCGGCATTGCTTTAACAGAAACCAATCAAGAGCGTCCTGAATACGACGATTTAATTGCTAACGTAGTTCAGAAAAATAATAATGTTGTTCTATCCGGCTATTTTAAATCGATAAGTAACGAGGGACCTAATTTAACTTCACGTTTGCCCGAGGGTGTTGGTTATCGCTTGGACCCAAAAAATCAACTCTTATCGGGGGAAGAAATTAATTTACCCTTTGAAAAACTATTAACTTCAACATATTCGGTCGGTCATGAAAATTTAACTGCCGATTCGAAAGTACCTCTGTTCATCTTATCTGGGACTGGTTTGATGCCCGCTTTTTCGTTCGAAATTTTAAGACGGTTTCTTGATGCCGAGAAACATAAGGTTGCAATTTATAACTCGAAAGCAATTATTAAAACGCCGGCTCGGAGTGTTGAAATTCCGTTCAACGATGATGCAGCTGTGAACATCAATTATCCGGGTGGTGTAAGTTCGCTGCAAGCAATACCCGTTGTGGAATTTTTACAAGCCTATAATTTAAGCAAGCGTGGTGGAATTACAGATATCGATGTTAATAAAATTAAAAACAAAATCGTTTTAGTAGGTGTAATCGCACAAGGGAGAAGCAGTTTCTTGTCAACTCCGTACTCGAAGCAATTCCCTGCATTGGGAGTTCACGCCGCAATTATCCATAATGCACTTCATAATAATTTTGTCGCAAAACTTCCCAAATTTTTTGAATATTTATTTCTTTTGTTAGTCGGAACTGCCGCGAGTGTTTTAATTTTTCGTAAGAACGAACTCAAAAGCTTGCTGATTTTGGGAGGTATAATTTTATTATATACTGTGTTGTCGTATCTCTGTTTTTTAATTTTCAATCTTGATGTGCCGATTAGCGGGTTTTTATTTGTTGCATTATTTTTAACTTTCGGTCTATTGGTTTACAAACATCGAATTGTAAAGCGAACAATGTATCACCTAGAATCGGAAAAGGATGCGATTGCAAAAAAATTACGCCAGCGGGAAGAACGGTTACTGCGACTCGAAAACGAGTTGCAAGAAGCAGAACAAAGTCATGCTACAGATAAGACTACTGTCCTGTTGGAGAAAATTAATAAGTATAAAAACGAACTCAAAACTCTAAAAGAAAGAGTATCCGACCTGCACATAAGCGTTGATGAAAGAGCCGTGAAAGTTGAACCGCAAAACTTTGAAGGAATAATTTATCATCCGCAAGGACCGATGCAGCCAATAATTGAATTCGTGAAGAAGATCGCAGACAACGATGCAGCGGTATTGATATTAGGCGAAAGCGGAACCGGAAAAGAATTAATTGCAAAAGCAATTCATAAAACAAGTAAAAGGTCGAACAATCCTTTTATTGCGGTCAACTGTGGTGCGCTCAGCGAAACTTTGTTAGAGAGCGAATTATTCGGGCACGAGAAGGGCGCATTTACGGGTGCCGTTAAAGAAAAGCCGGGTAGGTTTGAATTAGCCGATGGCGGAACAATTTTTTTAGACGAAGTTGCCGAAACGAGCGAGGCGTTTCAAGTTAAACTACTTCGTGTATTGCAAGAAGGTGAATTTGAAAGAGTAGGCGGAACGGAAACGCAGAAAGTGAATGTGCGTGTTATTGCAGCCACAAATCGGGATTTACTTTCAGATAATTCATCTAAAAAATTCAGGCAGGATTTGTATTACCGGCTTAGTGTGTTCGTTGTTACTTTGCCCCCGCTGCGCCAACGAAAATCGGATATCCCGATTCTTGCAGAATACTACGTAAACCTTGAATATCGAGGAATGAAAATAAGTCCCAATATCCTTGAAGTGTTTATGGTGTATGATTGGCCCGGTAATATTCGCGAAATGCACAGCGCCATAAAGCGATCTGTTATTCTTGCTAAATCGGAGAACAAGGAGATAATCAGTTTAAGTGATTTGCCTCCGGAGATGGAAAATTTGAGACAACAAAATATCGATATTGTCGATCGAATTATTGAATCGCTCCGTGATAAAAATTTTTCACGCAGTTCAATTTCGGATACGGCAAAAGAGTTAGGTGGATTTAACAGGGGAACTGTTGCAGAATATTTTCGAGGATTTTGTTTTCAAAAATTTGTCGATAAAGATTTTAATTGGGATGAAACAATTACGGCTATCTCCGAAACTGATGACTTCGAAATTCGGAAAAAAGTAGCCAATAAATTGAACGAGTATCTAACAAATGCTCTGGAGTTAGTAGAACAGAACAAGGATGTGGAAGAAAACATAATCCGAAGTAAACCAAAGTTTAAAAATCTTCAACAAAAATATCATATCTATCTTGAAAAAATTATTGAACGATATACAAAAGGCGAATTCAAAATCCATCAATAG
- a CDS encoding peptidoglycan DD-metalloendopeptidase family protein, producing MKYTIYILLIIFTVFTAAQTQQDEIKKRQAELNKIRNEIEGWEKKIQQGEKQEKSTLEILDSFDKQLTLLRNLTNKLREDEVGSEKRINVMRKSISELEEQLYFIKKQYSKFVLNAYKQGRTQDLELLASSKSANQLVVRSTYMKKFSEYRQRDIETITTKYKELEKQKIQLVNQLLDKRSLLASKKEEEEKIIEKTQERKKVLESIKQDKKNYAKEIERKKKSVQDLESMISKLIDTDRKKSERKNTTDNTPDISTSYSSTGGGNFVSRRGTLPWPVKKGKLLNKFGENQHPVLKTISHNTGVDISVPAGTDVHSVAYGEVATIWWLPSFGNLVIVNHNNGYRTVYAHLSEIEVSEGQKVSEGTRIGKSGETINGPLVHFEVWKDREKQNPELWLHPQGVSKK from the coding sequence ATGAAATATACTATTTACATATTATTAATAATATTTACGGTTTTTACTGCCGCTCAAACCCAACAAGATGAAATCAAAAAACGGCAGGCCGAATTAAATAAGATACGAAACGAGATAGAAGGTTGGGAAAAAAAGATACAGCAGGGCGAGAAGCAAGAGAAATCGACATTGGAAATTCTTGATTCGTTCGACAAACAACTGACATTGCTACGGAATCTTACCAATAAACTTCGCGAGGATGAAGTAGGGTCGGAAAAACGAATTAATGTTATGCGTAAAAGTATCAGTGAACTTGAGGAACAACTATATTTTATCAAGAAACAATATTCAAAATTTGTTTTGAATGCCTACAAACAGGGCAGGACGCAAGACCTCGAGTTATTGGCATCTTCTAAGTCGGCGAATCAACTTGTGGTTCGTTCAACATACATGAAAAAATTTTCAGAGTACAGACAGCGTGATATCGAAACAATAACTACGAAGTATAAAGAACTCGAGAAGCAAAAAATACAATTGGTAAATCAATTGCTTGATAAACGAAGTCTGCTTGCCAGTAAGAAAGAAGAAGAAGAGAAGATTATTGAAAAAACCCAAGAGCGTAAAAAAGTTTTAGAATCGATAAAGCAAGACAAAAAAAATTATGCTAAAGAAATAGAACGAAAGAAAAAATCAGTACAAGATTTAGAATCAATGATAAGTAAATTGATTGATACAGACCGCAAAAAAAGCGAACGTAAAAATACGACTGATAACACTCCCGATATTTCAACTTCTTACTCATCAACAGGCGGTGGAAATTTTGTAAGCAGGCGTGGAACGCTCCCTTGGCCTGTAAAAAAAGGCAAATTATTGAATAAATTCGGAGAGAACCAACATCCTGTACTAAAAACTATCTCTCATAATACCGGCGTCGATATTTCAGTTCCGGCTGGGACTGATGTGCATTCGGTTGCCTATGGCGAAGTAGCTACTATCTGGTGGCTTCCCTCGTTCGGTAATTTAGTAATCGTTAATCATAACAATGGCTACCGGACTGTGTATGCCCACCTTTCGGAAATCGAAGTTAGTGAAGGGCAAAAAGTTTCGGAAGGAACCCGAATCGGAAAAAGCGGTGAAACGATAAACGGACCATTGGTGCATTTTGAAGTGTGGAAAGACCGTGAAAAACAAAACCCCGAACTTTGGCTTCATCCCCAGGGCGTTTCAAAAAAATAA